A segment of the Xenorhabdus bovienii SS-2004 genome:
GCGTTATGTATTATTATGCTGAAGGAATACCTCAAGACTATATAAAAGCGAAAGAATGGCTTGAAAAAGCGGCGGCACAAGATAGCGCAGGTTCTCAGGCTATTTTGGGTATTATGTATTATGTAGGTGAGGGAGTACAAAAAGACGATGGAAAAGCAAAAGAATGGTTTAAAAAATCCTGCGATAACGGATATCAGGTAGGATGTGAATCTTTTGCAAAAATGAACATACATAGTAAATAGTTCAAAATATGTATTATTCTCCATAAATATCATTAATAAAAACTCATCACGGTAAAATGATGAGTTTTTTAATATTACATTATTAGCACTCAAAAATAGGGTCATGACTTCAAAGCGTTAATTTGATATTCCTGAACTTTTTAATGGGATATCATCATGACTGTTACGATAGAAGTGACTTGTCGATATTGCGACCAAGCAGAACCTGTACGCAAACACGGAACAGGTAAGGCTGGCTTCCCTCGCTACTATTGCAAAGGCTGGTCATGTATTAAATGATTAGATTAGGTATTAAAAATAATGTTCACGTTCAATAAAGGTTCCTATCACTTTATCGTGCATTTCTTCCGATTTTGAATACCCAATGGTTTTTCTATTCAGCCTTTTGATTCGGGTACGATGCGTTAAATTCGTTCTCTCTATACGCTGAGTAAACGCCTTTCCAGTCAAGTGCTCTTCCTCGGGAAGTGGGTCATAAACAACATAGTCATCCGTGCAGTAAAACCGAATAGTAAAGGAAGATAAGAGGGTAAGCAGCTTGTCTAACGTTTTTCGACTGCGATCGCCAAAAACATGAGCCACTATTCGCTTCAGGCGGGGTTCCCAAGCATACCAAAGCCAGCGTTGGTTTTTCTTATTGCCGACAAACGACCATTGCTCGTCGATTTCACAGACAATCTGGATGCCACATTCCGCAAGGGGAAGTGTCGTTACGTTTCGGGGTCTGAGGTTTTTAATGTTTTCATGACGGTGGCGGTGGCGACTTTCAGGATCCGAGCGGTGTCACGAATTCCCCCGTTATTCATCGCGATATCGACAATCTGTTCTTTAACGCCGGGTTTGCAGGCCTGATAGGTATACGCCAACTGAAAGACCTTACAGCAGCTATAACAGCGATAACGAGGATGTCCGCCATTTCCTTTCCCATGTCCTTTGACCTGTTCTGATTTGTGGCAATAACGGCAATAGACATCAACTTTGGCCATACTTCATCCTTAAAAAGCCGGAAGCATATCACAGCAACTAACCATTTAATACATGACCCCCAAAGGCTGCCAAAGAACCTTTCAACTCAACTATCGTTACAACGGTCATAAACCGGGTATGAAAGAAAAAATTGTGGATATGGCAATGAATGGCTCTGGCGTGAGAGACACAGGCCGTGTATTAGGTCTCGGTATCAATACAGTGATGCGGACATTAAAAAACTCTCGCCAAAACAAGTAACATCGCGACAGATCGCTTATGACGATGTCACACTTATCTGTGAATTGGATGAGCAGTGGTTTTTTATAGGCAATAAAAAACAACGTCCAAGAGGGGTCAAACGTCAATAAACACTATAACGAAATACAGTTGAATTATTAATTATTTGGTATTTATATAAAAATAATAATCATGGACAAACTTCAAAACACTAAGTAAATATAGATAGTCTGTAATGATTTCGAATACATCAACGCCGTTTGCAGCGACTTCATTTCAAACATGCGAAGCTTTTCCCAATATTTCTAAAATAATAAGAGGCTGATTCATGGTAAAACACATCGAGTTTTCCACGTCAGGCGACCCTGAGGTGATACAATATTGCGAATTTACCCCTACCGCCCCTGCTCCTGATGAAGTACAGGTTCAGAATAAAGCTATTGGGATTAATTATATTGATACCTATATGCGTAGTGGACTATATCCAACAGCAAATCTGCCCAGTGGCCTCGGAACCGAAGCCGCAGGTATTGTGACCAAGATTGGCTCTGGCGTGACATCCATTAAAGTCGGTGATCGTGTGGCTTATGCTCAAGCTACCCTTGGTGCTTACAGCGAAGTACATAATGTGCTTGAAAGCAAATTAGTTGTACTACCGGACGCAATCTCATTCGAACAGGCTGCTGCATCTCTTTTAAAAGGTTTAACCGTTTATTATCTGTTCTATAAAACACATAAAATTCAAGCGGGAGAAACTTTTCTGTTCCATGCAGCAGCGGGTGGTGTCGGATTAATTGCCTGCCAGTGGGCAAAAGCATTGAGCGCAAAATTGATCGGGACTGTTGGCTCCGATGAAAAAGCAGCCCTTGCCAAAGCATCGGGGGCATGGCAAACCATCAATTACAACCGTGAGAATATTGTCGAGCGCGTCACCGAAATCACTGGCGGAGAAAAAGTGGGGGTAGTCTATGATTCCGTCGGTAAGGCGACATGGCTCAATTCGCTGGATTGCCTGAAACGACAAGGTTTGATGGTCAGTTTCGGTAATGCTTCTGGACCAGTGACTGGGATAGATTTAGGCATTCTCAATCAGAAAGGTTCTCTGTTTGTCACCCGTCCTGCAATTAATGGTTATATCACTACCCGTGAAGAACTGAATGAAGCCAGCAAGGCGCTGTTTGATTTGATTGCCAGTGGCAAAATCAATGTCGATGTGGCAGAGAACCAGAAGTTTCCATTAAGTGAAGCTGCAAAGGCGCATCGCACACTAGAAAGCCGCGTCACCCACGGCTCCAGCCTTCTGATTCCTTAATTCCACCCACAAAAATGGCAGAGCGGATCACATCCGCTCAGTCACCATCTCCAGTGCTTTTTCCACCACCATAATATCAGCACCGGCCTTATGGGCATTCTCACTCAAGTGGCGGCGCCACTGACGCGCACCGGGAATTCCCTGAAAAATTCCCAAGATATGGCGGGTGATGTGCCCCAGATAGGTGCCTTTTGACAATTCCCGTTCGATATAAGGATAAAGCGCCTTAATCGCATTAATGGTGTTCACCACCAATGCCGTTTCATTAAACAACTCACGATCAACATGCGCCAGAATAGAGGGATTTTGGTAGGCTTCCCGTCCAATCATCACGCCATCCACATACTGTAAGTGCTGCTTTGCTTCTTCGAGTGATTTAATGCCACCGTTAATGGAAAGAGTTAATTGTGGGAAATCTTTTTTCAATTGGTAAACCCGTGGATAATCCAATGGTGGAATTTCACGGTTTTCCTTTGGACTCAGACCCGATAGCCAAGCCTTACGTGCATGGATAATAAAATTATCGCAATCACTGTTTTTCACGACTGTATCAATGAAATCACACAAGAATTCGTAACTGTCCTGTTCATCAATGCCGATACGGGTTTTAACCGTGACAGGAATATCCACAACATCCTGCATAGCCTTAATGCCGTCTGCCACCAATTTGGCTTCCCCCATCAAGCAAGCACCAAAGCGGCCATTTTGCACCCGATCAGAAGGACAACCAACGTTCAAATTGATTTCATCGTAACCTCGCTCCTGCGCGATCTTAGCACACTGCGCCAACGCCTGGGGTTCACTGCCGCCCAACTGCAATGCCAGCGGATGCTCCTCCTCGTTATACGTTAGGTAATTCCCTTTACCATGAATAATGGCACCCGTTGTCACCATCTCAGTGTAAAGCAAAGCTTCCTTACTCAACAGACGATGGAAGTAACGGCAATGACGATCAGTCCAATCTAACATGGGGGCAACGGAGAAACGAGAAGACTTGAATTTACCAGCACTCGTTGATATGGCAGTGAATTCACTATGTTTTTGTATATGTGTATTTTCGTGCATTTAAGGTTATTTTAGGCTATTTTTGGATTATTGGCACCCCATATAGAACCCCATTAATATGGGGACCTGAACAGGAGAGCATCAAAGATGGCCTACTATAGCATAGAAAAGCGCCCTCGCGCAGATGGCACCACCCGCTATCGCTGCACCGTTGGCGTTAAATCTGGTGGTAAATATATTTACAGAGAAAACCGCACATTTGGGAAGCAGTCCCACGCCAAAACATGGGGTGCTATGCGGGTTGCTGAACTGGAACAAAACGGGGTTCCTACGCAAAACGATACCGAAGAGTTGACAGTTGGTGAGCTGCTATATAAATACATCAATGACCCAAATCTAGGCGTGAAAGCAGGAAGAACTAAAAAGTATGTATTAAACATGCTTCTAGATAGTGATTTAGCAAAATTAACCCTAACTGAACTTTCAGTTAGTCACATTATCGAATATTGCAAGCAAAGGCATTCTACTGGTATCACTCCCTCAACCATCAATCATGATGTCAGCTATTTAACGTCAGTATTAAAATCAGCCAAGCCAATCTATAACATAGATTATGTCTCAAATCCCGCATATGAAGCACGCCCTTTGTTAATTCAAATGGGGCTTATAGGAAAGTCTCAACGCCGTAGCAGGAGGCCAGTGCAAGATGAAATTGACAATCTCATTGAAGGATTGCGCAAGCGCAGTAGTCATAGAGAGGGAAAAATACCCTATGAAGACATTTTGAATTTCTCCATTCTTAGCTGCATGCGCATAGGGGAGGTATGCAAAATAAGATGGGATGATATAGATGAGAAGCAAAGATCTGTCATAGTCAGGGACAGGAAAGACCCAAGAAAGAAAACAGGTAATCACATGTCTGTTCCTCTACTGGGAAATGCATGGGAAATAGTTCAGCGGCAACCAAAAACGAGTGAATGGATATTTCCCTACAATTCCAAAAGTGTAACTGTGGGGTTTCAGTGCGTCCGTAATGCTCTGGGTATTCAAGATTTACGTTATCACGATCTACGCAGGGAAGGAGCAAGTCGATTATTTGAGGCTGGCTTTTCTATTGAAGAAGTTGCTCAGGTTACTGGACACCGATCTCTCAATGTATTGTGGCAGGTATACACAGAACTGTACCCGCAATCATTGCATGATAAGTTTAATAGACTGATGCAGCAGAAAGAGAATGATTCCACCTCGACCATCTAAAGAAAAGCGCGAGATTGTGGAACTGCGGGAAAGAAGCTACTGTCACTATAGGGCAGAAATCTGCCCTTTAGCATATGGGGTATCTGCACAAACAAAAGGTATTGAGGAAATCCCAATACCCTCACCCGTGAGTATAAAACCAAAGTAGGCATTCCGTTTGAAACGGAAGGATTGAATTAAAAGGTGAAAAATTCCCACCTTTAGATAACTTGTTGATTTTGCTTATTTCCGGCATGGGGCGGGAATTTAATTAAATCAAGAGGTTAAATTAAAGGGGAGGATTGTCCCCTTTAAACTCATAGTCTTATCAGTCAGCCATAGGCAAATAGATTTTGTTAATGTCCCACCAACCATTCCATGCCATCCTAATCAGAAGTTCTCTCCAGTATTGATGAACCTTTTTATTGATGTTCACCGGCGGAGAAGTAACCCGCCTTCATGTTTTTTAGCAATGTTATTGTTGATTAAATGAGGGAATAAATTATGCAAGATAAAAAGCCTGATGTGCCTGTCTCAGAAGATAGCAATCTCGTTATTGTTACAACACCGGAATATGTCAAAGATTCAATCAAAGAAGCCATTGCAGCACACGCCACAAGCCGTAACCATCCTTATGCAACTCAGGCAGAACCGGGATTTGTCACTTTAAATAATGAAGTCAATAGCGATAGTGAGTTAACCGTCGCAACCTCTAAAGCAGTAAAAACGGCATATGACCTCGCCAATACAGCCAATCAGAATACCAAGAGTGCAAACGAGAGCGCTGATAACGCAAATGATAATGCCAATACTCGCTTAGCAAAAGACCAGAACGGAGCCGATATTCCTAATAAGGAAGAATTTGTTAAAAACCTCGGATTAGAGCCAAGGATGGAAGGATTGGCTTTACCTGTTGGCGTCCCCGTTCCTTGGCCAACAGAGAGCCCACCTGAAGGCTGGTTGATATGCAACGGTGATTCATTTGATAAAGTAAGATATCCAAAACTTGCTATTGCTTATCCATCTGGAAAATTACCTGATTTAAGATCTGAGTTTATTCGCGGTGCAGATGCAGGACGTGGAATTGATCCAACTATTAATGTGTTATCCGCAAAGCCCAGCCAAATCCAATCACACACACATGATTATCGTGACCGATATTATAGCGAGAACAGTGGCTCTATTGATGGTGCTACAAACTGGGAGTGGCAACCTGATGGGTATAACAATTCCCTAGGTTCAGGTAGAACGGATAATGACAATAACACATTTCTGTATTATAACGGCACGACCAGCAGCACTGGTGGAACTGAAACACACCCTCGCTATATCGCATTTTTATACATAGTAAGAGCCGCTTAAGGCGATGCATATACAACTCATACCAACCCGCACCTTCCTGCGGGTTTATTGCCATGCTTCGGCTTTTCATCTCAAATCCCACACCAAGCCCACCCACCAGTTTACCGCCCACAATTTCCCCAATCCACCCAACTACCCGCTAATCTCCCCTATTGGCTATTTATTGACGGCTGACGTGACGCCGTACTCCTGCTGAGGATCAGATGCCAATACCTGTTTCTGGTTCCAGATAGAATCCTCCGGCATCTGGACGCGGACGTCTAATCGGGTGCCGGCTGGTAAATCACAGGGTTCATCATCCGTGTAATAAGCCGGCTCATCCACTGACTTCATGCGCCTGTTCTGTAATCGGGCAGGCATATGCGCGTTCTGTCTGTGTGTGACTTTGATTTCAATAGCCCCATCCGGCAGCACTTTATCATCAACATACACTAACTCATTGCCATTGACGTCACGGGGAACGCTGATACCGCCATGAACACCCCATGCACCGTCTGAGTTATAGCCAAGGATGCCGGATAGTTTGTAGTGACCGAGGCCGAGTCTGGTGACTGTCGCCCCTTCGGATTCGTCGTTAGTGGTAAAGGTGCCATCGGGGTAGATTTGGATGATGGGGGAGGCTTTCTTGAGATAACCGCTACCGTCAAAGGTCGTGTTTTTGGTCGTAATAAACTCAATTTTATCATCCCATTTGCCATAGCGTCTTCGCCTATAATACAGGGGGACGGAGCCTAAATCGCCACCAATAATGATATTGAATTCATCATCACTGAATAAAGATACTGCTATCTGTGTATACGAATCTGTCCATGAAACAGATGAATTGGCATTGCTGTTAAAAAATCCTATTGTTTTGATTTTGTTAAACCCAGATAAATATTCACTGGTTGCGGAAACATATGATTTCCATTTTGTCCACTGATTACCACTCCGATAACGACTAGCCAACCCTGTATCATCCACCTGAATTTGTGCGATCATTCCTGTGTTATCCATACCGCCACCACGAGTCATGGCCATAATGGGGGCGTATTCGTTCCAGAAGTTTTTTG
Coding sequences within it:
- a CDS encoding IS1 family transposase (programmed frameshift), translating into MAKVDVYCRYCHKSEQVKGHGKGNGGHPRYRCYSCCKVFQLAYTYQACKPGVKEQIVDIAMNNGGIRDTARILKVATATVMKTLKNLRPRNVTTLPLAECGIQIVCEIDEQWSFVGNKKNQRWLWYAWEPRLKRIVAHVFGDRSRKTLDKLLTLLSSFTIRFYCTDDYVVYDPLPEEEHLTGKAFTQRIERTNLTHRTRIKRLNRKTIGYSKSEEMHDKVIGTFIEREHYF
- a CDS encoding quinone oxidoreductase, with product MVKHIEFSTSGDPEVIQYCEFTPTAPAPDEVQVQNKAIGINYIDTYMRSGLYPTANLPSGLGTEAAGIVTKIGSGVTSIKVGDRVAYAQATLGAYSEVHNVLESKLVVLPDAISFEQAAASLLKGLTVYYLFYKTHKIQAGETFLFHAAAGGVGLIACQWAKALSAKLIGTVGSDEKAALAKASGAWQTINYNRENIVERVTEITGGEKVGVVYDSVGKATWLNSLDCLKRQGLMVSFGNASGPVTGIDLGILNQKGSLFVTRPAINGYITTREELNEASKALFDLIASGKINVDVAENQKFPLSEAAKAHRTLESRVTHGSSLLIP
- a CDS encoding tyrosine-type recombinase/integrase, translating into MAYYSIEKRPRADGTTRYRCTVGVKSGGKYIYRENRTFGKQSHAKTWGAMRVAELEQNGVPTQNDTEELTVGELLYKYINDPNLGVKAGRTKKYVLNMLLDSDLAKLTLTELSVSHIIEYCKQRHSTGITPSTINHDVSYLTSVLKSAKPIYNIDYVSNPAYEARPLLIQMGLIGKSQRRSRRPVQDEIDNLIEGLRKRSSHREGKIPYEDILNFSILSCMRIGEVCKIRWDDIDEKQRSVIVRDRKDPRKKTGNHMSVPLLGNAWEIVQRQPKTSEWIFPYNSKSVTVGFQCVRNALGIQDLRYHDLRREGASRLFEAGFSIEEVAQVTGHRSLNVLWQVYTELYPQSLHDKFNRLMQQKENDSTSTI
- a CDS encoding phage tail protein; the encoded protein is MQDKKPDVPVSEDSNLVIVTTPEYVKDSIKEAIAAHATSRNHPYATQAEPGFVTLNNEVNSDSELTVATSKAVKTAYDLANTANQNTKSANESADNANDNANTRLAKDQNGADIPNKEEFVKNLGLEPRMEGLALPVGVPVPWPTESPPEGWLICNGDSFDKVRYPKLAIAYPSGKLPDLRSEFIRGADAGRGIDPTINVLSAKPSQIQSHTHDYRDRYYSENSGSIDGATNWEWQPDGYNNSLGSGRTDNDNNTFLYYNGTTSSTGGTETHPRYIAFLYIVRAA
- the dusA gene encoding tRNA dihydrouridine(20/20a) synthase DusA; the protein is MHENTHIQKHSEFTAISTSAGKFKSSRFSVAPMLDWTDRHCRYFHRLLSKEALLYTEMVTTGAIIHGKGNYLTYNEEEHPLALQLGGSEPQALAQCAKIAQERGYDEINLNVGCPSDRVQNGRFGACLMGEAKLVADGIKAMQDVVDIPVTVKTRIGIDEQDSYEFLCDFIDTVVKNSDCDNFIIHARKAWLSGLSPKENREIPPLDYPRVYQLKKDFPQLTLSINGGIKSLEEAKQHLQYVDGVMIGREAYQNPSILAHVDRELFNETALVVNTINAIKALYPYIERELSKGTYLGHITRHILGIFQGIPGARQWRRHLSENAHKAGADIMVVEKALEMVTERM